One region of Bacillus pumilus genomic DNA includes:
- a CDS encoding non-ribosomal peptide synthetase: MSSFKRDQVQDMYYLSPMQEGMLFHTLHHQEKGFYVEQMDMNVKGTLRHDLLEKSMNVIVERYDIFRTVFLHEKVKRPVQVVLKKRPFTLDVVDMQNLSEDEQLVRLETFKQQDRLRGFDLSKDALMRATVFQTGPASYRWIWSYHHILLDGWCFGLVVQELFAIYHALLHDIPYKLEPVKPYKEYIQWLEKQDKQASLQYWQQSLAGFDGQSTFKEQRKQTNEHELGELEWSMSKGETAALSELAFQQNATLSSVLQSVWSILLSRYQRSNDVLFGTVVSGRPADLAGVDRMVGLFINVIPRRIQLTDDMTFRSLLSETQQQSLAAEPHQYIPIYDIQAKTGHQPLIDHIVVFENVPAAKKDEQEARLGFTVENMNVYEKSNYDLNLLASPGEQLQLKLAFNKKAFDPQFVQRLKEQLILLMSEAIKHPDQSVHTLTLVTKQEKQLILEEWNAPELEHDQLYLSKWFEHNVRKQPNAVALSAGEHTMTYAELNEQANRLARHLQKNGVTHQTVIAILAGRTPELIVSLLAVLKAGAIYVPIDPDYPESRIQYMLKDSGATHLLTHSSFIGQVKGLAFDGKYLFADDQEISLMSSENLPLEAALHDTAYIMYTSGTTGQPKGIMTTHSNIARVVKNTNYLTISETDTLLSLSNSVFDGFTFDVYGALLNGAKLVLPKKETILNMGELTGLIKRENISVMFVPTALFNLLVDEETDWMRSVRKVLFGGERASVQHVRKAFAVMGKGRLINVYGPTESTVFATYYPVDEALPMEARSIPIGKPLNQTGAYILSQHRQLQPIGMVGELCLSGKGLAKGYLNRPDLTKQAFIAHPFAAGERLYRTGDLAYFRTDGLIEYAGRVDDQVKIRGHRIELSEIEAHLLMHPGVKQAALIADQHNTQHTRLLAYMTCEEEWKDKLDVIKSGLKEKLPAYMQPHDLIRLEKIPLTPNGKVDKRQLPKPALPQGNRHVKLPVNEVEQKLLVMWREVLEREDISTDDHFFELGGHSLKAMSLLSKMSKEFDVQVPIHLLFETPTIEAISRYIQQQDQEAAGYLVFNESQTPTVFALPPLPGYGFIYQEAAKTLDGVRLIAFDFIEADHRITQYVQHIQHLQPEGPLTLMGYSGGCYLAFELVQSLEQAGRTVEKVIMIDSYKKIGESDLEGRSIDDDIAAIVHQSKQSELAQAELIQDALAQKTRAYYETFVKGVNQGEIQANIDFIQSEEHIAIPEWMEHWETATTGAYRQFQGYGQHADMFKNKECAARNAQLIKEIVHHKNRETVL; the protein is encoded by the coding sequence ATGAGTTCATTTAAAAGGGATCAAGTTCAAGACATGTATTATCTGTCACCGATGCAAGAAGGCATGCTGTTTCATACCCTCCATCACCAAGAAAAGGGCTTTTATGTAGAGCAAATGGATATGAACGTAAAGGGCACACTGCGTCATGACTTACTTGAGAAAAGCATGAATGTCATCGTGGAGCGGTACGATATTTTTCGTACCGTATTTCTCCACGAAAAAGTGAAGCGCCCTGTCCAAGTTGTGCTGAAGAAACGTCCTTTTACGCTTGATGTGGTGGACATGCAGAATCTTTCTGAAGACGAACAGCTTGTACGTCTTGAGACATTTAAACAACAGGATCGCCTGAGAGGATTTGACCTTTCGAAGGATGCTCTCATGCGGGCAACAGTTTTCCAAACGGGCCCTGCCAGCTATCGCTGGATATGGAGCTATCATCATATCCTTCTTGATGGCTGGTGCTTTGGGCTTGTGGTGCAGGAGTTATTTGCGATTTATCATGCCCTTTTACATGACATCCCTTACAAACTGGAACCGGTTAAACCGTACAAAGAATATATTCAATGGCTTGAAAAACAAGATAAACAAGCATCACTTCAATATTGGCAGCAATCATTAGCCGGGTTTGATGGACAATCTACCTTTAAAGAACAGAGAAAGCAAACGAATGAACATGAATTAGGCGAATTGGAATGGTCGATGAGCAAGGGAGAAACAGCTGCTTTATCAGAGTTAGCGTTCCAGCAAAATGCAACGTTAAGCAGTGTGCTGCAATCGGTCTGGTCAATTCTGCTGAGCAGATATCAGCGGTCAAATGATGTGCTGTTTGGCACGGTTGTGTCGGGACGTCCGGCAGATTTGGCTGGTGTTGACAGAATGGTTGGCTTGTTCATCAATGTCATCCCAAGAAGAATTCAGCTGACAGATGACATGACATTCCGTTCTCTTCTGTCAGAAACGCAGCAGCAGTCTCTTGCAGCCGAGCCGCATCAATATATTCCGATTTATGATATTCAGGCAAAGACAGGTCATCAGCCACTCATTGATCATATTGTCGTGTTTGAAAATGTCCCAGCCGCAAAGAAGGACGAGCAAGAGGCGCGGTTAGGATTTACTGTGGAAAACATGAATGTGTATGAAAAATCGAACTATGATCTCAATTTGCTGGCATCACCAGGAGAACAATTGCAATTGAAGCTGGCCTTTAACAAAAAAGCATTTGATCCTCAATTTGTTCAACGGTTAAAGGAGCAGCTGATTCTATTGATGAGCGAGGCGATCAAGCATCCTGATCAATCGGTTCATACACTTACACTTGTCACGAAACAGGAAAAGCAGCTGATTCTTGAGGAATGGAATGCGCCCGAGCTTGAGCATGACCAGCTATATTTGTCGAAATGGTTTGAGCATAATGTCCGCAAACAGCCGAATGCGGTCGCATTATCAGCAGGTGAGCACACGATGACATATGCGGAGCTGAATGAACAAGCTAACCGATTGGCAAGACATTTGCAAAAAAATGGGGTCACGCATCAAACGGTCATCGCCATTTTAGCGGGCCGCACGCCTGAACTGATTGTCAGTCTACTTGCTGTCTTAAAAGCAGGTGCAATCTATGTGCCAATTGATCCCGATTATCCAGAAAGCCGCATTCAATACATGCTTAAAGACAGCGGGGCAACGCATCTACTGACTCACTCATCCTTTATCGGTCAAGTGAAGGGACTTGCGTTTGATGGAAAGTATCTGTTTGCAGATGATCAAGAAATTTCACTGATGAGCTCAGAGAATCTGCCGCTTGAAGCAGCCTTACACGATACGGCTTACATCATGTATACGTCTGGTACAACAGGTCAGCCAAAAGGCATCATGACGACCCATTCCAATATTGCCCGGGTGGTCAAAAATACAAACTACTTAACCATTTCAGAAACAGATACACTGCTGTCATTATCCAACAGCGTATTTGATGGCTTTACATTTGATGTGTATGGCGCACTTTTAAACGGAGCGAAGCTTGTCTTGCCGAAAAAAGAGACCATTTTAAACATGGGCGAGCTGACGGGATTGATTAAAAGGGAAAACATTTCTGTCATGTTTGTTCCAACGGCATTATTTAATCTCCTTGTTGATGAAGAAACCGACTGGATGCGTAGTGTGCGCAAGGTGCTATTCGGAGGAGAGCGAGCATCGGTACAGCATGTGAGGAAAGCCTTTGCTGTCATGGGGAAAGGCAGACTCATCAATGTCTACGGCCCAACCGAATCAACAGTATTCGCCACTTATTATCCAGTCGATGAGGCCCTGCCGATGGAAGCGCGTTCGATTCCAATCGGAAAGCCGCTCAACCAGACGGGTGCTTATATATTGAGTCAGCACAGGCAGCTTCAGCCGATTGGAATGGTCGGAGAGCTTTGTCTGAGCGGCAAAGGGCTTGCGAAGGGGTATTTGAATCGTCCTGATCTGACAAAACAAGCCTTTATCGCGCATCCATTTGCTGCGGGAGAAAGGCTGTATCGTACAGGAGACTTGGCTTATTTTCGAACGGACGGTTTGATTGAGTATGCAGGCAGAGTGGATGATCAGGTGAAAATTCGCGGTCACCGAATTGAGCTGTCAGAAATTGAAGCCCACCTTCTCATGCATCCAGGTGTAAAACAAGCGGCTCTTATAGCTGATCAGCATAACACGCAGCATACAAGGCTGCTCGCCTATATGACGTGTGAGGAGGAGTGGAAGGATAAACTGGATGTGATCAAATCAGGGCTGAAGGAAAAACTTCCGGCTTACATGCAGCCTCATGACCTGATCAGACTTGAGAAAATACCACTTACGCCAAATGGAAAGGTTGATAAACGTCAGCTGCCAAAGCCAGCGTTGCCTCAAGGAAACCGTCATGTGAAGCTTCCGGTAAATGAGGTAGAACAAAAGCTACTTGTGATGTGGCGGGAAGTGCTTGAACGAGAAGATATCAGCACAGATGACCATTTCTTTGAGCTTGGCGGGCATTCATTAAAAGCGATGTCGCTTTTATCCAAGATGTCGAAGGAATTCGATGTTCAGGTGCCTATTCACTTGCTGTTTGAGACGCCTACCATTGAAGCAATCAGCCGTTATATTCAACAGCAGGATCAGGAAGCAGCCGGCTATCTTGTATTCAATGAATCTCAAACGCCAACAGTCTTTGCTCTACCCCCATTACCAGGCTATGGCTTTATCTATCAGGAAGCCGCAAAAACGCTCGACGGTGTTCGTTTGATCGCCTTTGACTTTATTGAAGCTGATCACCGAATCACGCAATACGTTCAGCATATCCAGCACCTTCAGCCTGAAGGACCGCTGACTTTGATGGGTTACTCTGGCGGGTGCTACCTAGCCTTTGAGCTTGTTCAATCGCTCGAACAAGCAGGGCGGACCGTCGAAAAAGTCATCATGATCGATTCCTATAAGAAAATAGGAGAAAGTGATTTAGAAGGACGATCCATTGATGACGATATTGCAGCGATCGTCCATCAGTCGAAGCAAAGCGAACTTGCCCAAGCGGAGCTCATTCAAGACGCGCTTGCTCAAAAAACGAGGGCTTACTATGAAACTTTTGTTAAGGGGGTGAACCAAGGAGAGATACAAGCAAACATTGACTTTATCCAATCCGAAGAGCACATTGCGATACCAGAATGGATGGAACATTGGGAAACTGCAACGACCGGCGCTTATCGACAATTTCAAGGCTATGGTCAGCACGCCGACATGTTCAAAAACAAAGAATGTGCCGCCCGAAATGCACAGCTAATTAAAGAAATAGTCCATCATAAAAATAGAGAAACAGTCTTGTGA